One Prinia subflava isolate CZ2003 ecotype Zambia chromosome 9, Cam_Psub_1.2, whole genome shotgun sequence DNA segment encodes these proteins:
- the DUSP13B gene encoding dual specificity protein phosphatase 13B, which translates to MLHTRDRSSHTSSTSYETPALADLQQLLWLRGGSENHVDQVWPNIYLGDAWAARSKTILQGLNITHILNAADGLYNGNTGATYYADLQIEYYGVEAFDDPSFNLSIFFYDAANFIRKALNSSGGKVLVHCAMGVSRSATLVLAFLMIHENMTLVDALKTVGAQRNICPNFGFLNQLRDLDIKLNEERRRARASATTGP; encoded by the exons ATGCTTCACACCAGAGACCGTTCATCTCACACTAGCAGCACCTCCTATGAAACTCCAGCACTAGCAgatctccagcagctcctgtggctcagAGGAGGTTCTGAAAATCATGTGGACCAAGTCTGGCCAAATATCTACCTGGGAGATGC GTGGGCTGCTAGGAGCAAAACTATACTTCAAGGCCTCAACATTACTCATATCCTTAATGCAGCAGATGGACTATATAACGGCAACACAGGAGCCACATATTATGCAGATCTGCAAATAGAGTACTATGGAGTGGAAGCATTTGATGATCCTTCCTTCAATTTAAGTATCTTCTTCTATGATGCTGCCAATTTCATACGCAAGGCCTTAAACTCTTCAGGAG GTAAGGTGCTCGTTCATTGTGCCATGGGAGTGAGCCGCTCTGCAACTTTAGTGCTTGCCTTTTTAATGATCCATGAAAACATGACACTTGTGGATGCTCTGAAGACAGTGGGTGCTCAAAGAAACATCTGCCCGAATTTTGGGTTCCTCAACCAGCTCCGGGACTTGGACATTAAACTGAatgaagagaggagaagagccAGAGCATCTGCTACCACAGGCCCGTAA